A region from the Tachyglossus aculeatus isolate mTacAcu1 chromosome Y4, mTacAcu1.pri, whole genome shotgun sequence genome encodes:
- the DLG4 gene encoding disks large homolog 4 isoform X1 yields the protein MDCLCIVTTKKYRYQDEDTPPLEHSPAHLPNQVNAPELVHVSEKNLSHLEAVHGVVGHAHVSPLKANSPPVIVNTDTLEAPGYVNGTEGEMEYEEITLERGNSGLGFSIAGGTDNPHIGDDPSIFITKIIPGGAAAQDGRLRVNDSILFVNEVDVREVTHSAAVEALKEAGSIVRLYVMRRKPPAEKLMEIKLIKGPKGLGFSIAGGVGNQHIPGDNSIYVTKIIEGGAAHKDGRLQIGDKILAVNSVGLEDVMHEDAVAALKNTYDVVYLKVAKPSNAYLGDAYAPPDLTTSYSQHLDNEMGHSSYLGPDYPQALTPTSPRHYSPISKELLGEEDIPREPRRIVIHRGSTGLGFNIVGGEDGEGIFISFILAGGPADLSGELRKGDQILSVNGVDLRNATHEQAAIALKNAGQTVTIIAQYKPEEYSRFEAKIHDLREQLMNSSLGSGTASLRSNPKRGFYIRALFDYDKTKDCGFLSQALSFRFGDVLHVIDASDEEWWQARRVQPDSESDDIGFIPSKRRVERREWSRLKAKDWGSSSGSQGREDSVLSYETVTQMEVHYARPIIILGPTKDRANDDLLSEFPDKFGSCVPHTTRPKREYEVDGRDYHFVASREKMEKDIQAHKFIEAGQYNSHLYGTSVQSVREVAEQGKHCILDVSANAVRRLQAAHLHPIAIFIRPKSLENVLEINKRVTEEQARKAFDRATKLEQEFTECFSAIVEGESFEEIYHKVKRIIEELSGPYIWVPARERL from the exons aaatACCGCTACCAAGATGAAGACACGCCGCCTCTGGAGCAcagccccgcccacctccccaaCCAGGTAAACGCCCCCGAGCTGGTCCACGTCTCCGAGAAGAACTTGTCTCACCTCGAGGCCGTCCACGGGGTGGTGGGCcacgcccacgtctccccccTCAAG gcCAACTCTCCCCCCGTGATTGTCAACACGGACACCCTCGAAGCCCCGGGATAT GTGaacgggacggagggagagatggagtatGAAGAGATCACCCTGGAACGG GGGAATTCCGGCCTGGGCTTCAGCATCGCAGGGGGCACCGACAACCCCCATATCGGCGACGACCCCTCCATCTTCATCACCAAGATCATCCCCGGAGGGGCTGCCGCCCAGGATGGCCGGCTTAG ggTGAACGACAGCATCCTGTTCGTGAACGAGGTGGACGTGCGGGAGGTGACCCACTCGGCGGCAGTGGAGGCCCTGAAGGAAGCCGGCTCCATCGTCCGTCTCTACGTCATGCGCCGGAAACCACCGGCAGAGAAGCTCATGGAGATCAAGCTCATCAAGGGGCCTAAAG GCCTGGGGTTCAGCATCGCGGGCGGCGTGGGCAACCAGCACATCCCTGGGGACAACAGCATCTACGTCACCAAGATCATTGAGGGCGGGGCCGCCCACAAGGACGGGCGGCTGCAGATCGGGGACAAGATCCTGGCT GTGAATAGCGTGGGCCTGGAGGACGTGATGCACGAGGATGCGGTGGCTGCGCTGAAGAACACGTATGACGTCGTCTACCTGAAGGTGGCCAAGCCCAGCAACGCCTACCTGGGTGACGCCTACGCCCCGCCGGACCTCACCACCT cGTACTCCCAGCATCTGGACAACGAGATGGGGCACAGCAGCTACCTAGGGCCGGACTACCCCCAGGCCCTGACGCCCACCTCGCCCCGACACTATTCCCCCATCTCCAAGGAGCTGCTGGGCGAAGAGGACATCCCCAG GGAACCACGCCGCATCGTGATCCACCGGGGCTCCACGGGCCTCGGCTTCAACATCGTGGGCGGCGAGGATGGCGAGGGCATCTTCATCTCCTTCATCCTGGCTGGGGGCCCCGCCGACCTGAGTGGAGAGCTGCGCAAGGGCGACCAGATCCTCTCG GTGAATGGCGTCGACCTCCGAAACGCCACTCACGAGCAGGCGGCCATCGCTCTGAAGAATGCCGGCCAAACCGTCACCATCATCGCCCAGTACAAGCCAGAAG AGTACAGTCGCTTCGAGGCCAAGATCCATGATCTGCGGGAGCAGCTGATGAACAGCAGCCTGGGCTCGGGAACAGCCTCGCTGCGCAGCAATCCCAAGCGTGGCTTCTACATTCG GGCTCTGTTTGACTACGACAAGACCAAGGACTGCGGCTTCCTAAGCCAGGCCCTGAGCTTCCGCTTTGGCGACGTCCTGCACGTGATCGACGCCAGCGACGAGGAGTGGTGGCAGGCGCGGCGGGTCCAACCCGACAGCGAGAGCGACGACATCGGCTTCATCCCAAGCAAGCGGCG GGTGGAGCGACGAGAATGGTCAAGATTGAAGGCCAag GATTGGGGCTCAAGTTCAGGATCTCAAG GGCGAGAAGACTCAGTGCTGAGCTACGAAACAGTGACGCAGATGGAAG tgcaCTACGCCCGCCCCATCATCATCCTGGGCCCCACCAAGGACCGTGCCAACGATGACCTCCTCTCCGAGTTCCCCGACAAATTTGGCTCCTGTGTCCCCC ACACAACGCGCCCCAAGCGGGAGTACGAGGTGGACGGGCGGGACTACCACTTTGTGGCCTCgcgggagaagatggagaaggacaTCCAGGCCCACAAGTTCATCGAGGCGGGCCAGTACAACAGCCACCTGTACGGGACCAGCGTCCAATCCGTGCGCGAGGTGGCCGAGCAG GGGAAGCACTGCATCCTGGACGTCTCCGCTAATGCCGTGCGGCGTCTGCAGGCGGCCCACCTGCACCCCATCGCCATCTTCATCCGGCCCAAGTCCCTGGAGAATGTTCT AGAAATTAACAAGCGGGTAACAGAGGAACAAGCCCGCAAAGCCTTCGACAGAGCCACCAAGCTGGAGCAAGAGTTCACAGAGTGTTTCTCAG CCATCGTGGAGGGTGAGAGCTTCGAGGAAATCTACCACAAAGTCAAGCGCATCATTGAGGAACTCTCCGGCCCTTATATTTGGGTTCCCGCCCGCGAGAGACTCTGA
- the DLG4 gene encoding disks large homolog 4 isoform X3, whose protein sequence is MDCLCIVTTKKYRYQDEDTPPLEHSPAHLPNQANSPPVIVNTDTLEAPGYVNGTEGEMEYEEITLERGNSGLGFSIAGGTDNPHIGDDPSIFITKIIPGGAAAQDGRLRVNDSILFVNEVDVREVTHSAAVEALKEAGSIVRLYVMRRKPPAEKLMEIKLIKGPKGLGFSIAGGVGNQHIPGDNSIYVTKIIEGGAAHKDGRLQIGDKILAVNSVGLEDVMHEDAVAALKNTYDVVYLKVAKPSNAYLGDAYAPPDLTTSYSQHLDNEMGHSSYLGPDYPQALTPTSPRHYSPISKELLGEEDIPREPRRIVIHRGSTGLGFNIVGGEDGEGIFISFILAGGPADLSGELRKGDQILSVNGVDLRNATHEQAAIALKNAGQTVTIIAQYKPEEYSRFEAKIHDLREQLMNSSLGSGTASLRSNPKRGFYIRALFDYDKTKDCGFLSQALSFRFGDVLHVIDASDEEWWQARRVQPDSESDDIGFIPSKRRVERREWSRLKAKDWGSSSGSQGREDSVLSYETVTQMEVHYARPIIILGPTKDRANDDLLSEFPDKFGSCVPHTTRPKREYEVDGRDYHFVASREKMEKDIQAHKFIEAGQYNSHLYGTSVQSVREVAEQGKHCILDVSANAVRRLQAAHLHPIAIFIRPKSLENVLEINKRVTEEQARKAFDRATKLEQEFTECFSAIVEGESFEEIYHKVKRIIEELSGPYIWVPARERL, encoded by the exons aaatACCGCTACCAAGATGAAGACACGCCGCCTCTGGAGCAcagccccgcccacctccccaaCCAG gcCAACTCTCCCCCCGTGATTGTCAACACGGACACCCTCGAAGCCCCGGGATAT GTGaacgggacggagggagagatggagtatGAAGAGATCACCCTGGAACGG GGGAATTCCGGCCTGGGCTTCAGCATCGCAGGGGGCACCGACAACCCCCATATCGGCGACGACCCCTCCATCTTCATCACCAAGATCATCCCCGGAGGGGCTGCCGCCCAGGATGGCCGGCTTAG ggTGAACGACAGCATCCTGTTCGTGAACGAGGTGGACGTGCGGGAGGTGACCCACTCGGCGGCAGTGGAGGCCCTGAAGGAAGCCGGCTCCATCGTCCGTCTCTACGTCATGCGCCGGAAACCACCGGCAGAGAAGCTCATGGAGATCAAGCTCATCAAGGGGCCTAAAG GCCTGGGGTTCAGCATCGCGGGCGGCGTGGGCAACCAGCACATCCCTGGGGACAACAGCATCTACGTCACCAAGATCATTGAGGGCGGGGCCGCCCACAAGGACGGGCGGCTGCAGATCGGGGACAAGATCCTGGCT GTGAATAGCGTGGGCCTGGAGGACGTGATGCACGAGGATGCGGTGGCTGCGCTGAAGAACACGTATGACGTCGTCTACCTGAAGGTGGCCAAGCCCAGCAACGCCTACCTGGGTGACGCCTACGCCCCGCCGGACCTCACCACCT cGTACTCCCAGCATCTGGACAACGAGATGGGGCACAGCAGCTACCTAGGGCCGGACTACCCCCAGGCCCTGACGCCCACCTCGCCCCGACACTATTCCCCCATCTCCAAGGAGCTGCTGGGCGAAGAGGACATCCCCAG GGAACCACGCCGCATCGTGATCCACCGGGGCTCCACGGGCCTCGGCTTCAACATCGTGGGCGGCGAGGATGGCGAGGGCATCTTCATCTCCTTCATCCTGGCTGGGGGCCCCGCCGACCTGAGTGGAGAGCTGCGCAAGGGCGACCAGATCCTCTCG GTGAATGGCGTCGACCTCCGAAACGCCACTCACGAGCAGGCGGCCATCGCTCTGAAGAATGCCGGCCAAACCGTCACCATCATCGCCCAGTACAAGCCAGAAG AGTACAGTCGCTTCGAGGCCAAGATCCATGATCTGCGGGAGCAGCTGATGAACAGCAGCCTGGGCTCGGGAACAGCCTCGCTGCGCAGCAATCCCAAGCGTGGCTTCTACATTCG GGCTCTGTTTGACTACGACAAGACCAAGGACTGCGGCTTCCTAAGCCAGGCCCTGAGCTTCCGCTTTGGCGACGTCCTGCACGTGATCGACGCCAGCGACGAGGAGTGGTGGCAGGCGCGGCGGGTCCAACCCGACAGCGAGAGCGACGACATCGGCTTCATCCCAAGCAAGCGGCG GGTGGAGCGACGAGAATGGTCAAGATTGAAGGCCAag GATTGGGGCTCAAGTTCAGGATCTCAAG GGCGAGAAGACTCAGTGCTGAGCTACGAAACAGTGACGCAGATGGAAG tgcaCTACGCCCGCCCCATCATCATCCTGGGCCCCACCAAGGACCGTGCCAACGATGACCTCCTCTCCGAGTTCCCCGACAAATTTGGCTCCTGTGTCCCCC ACACAACGCGCCCCAAGCGGGAGTACGAGGTGGACGGGCGGGACTACCACTTTGTGGCCTCgcgggagaagatggagaaggacaTCCAGGCCCACAAGTTCATCGAGGCGGGCCAGTACAACAGCCACCTGTACGGGACCAGCGTCCAATCCGTGCGCGAGGTGGCCGAGCAG GGGAAGCACTGCATCCTGGACGTCTCCGCTAATGCCGTGCGGCGTCTGCAGGCGGCCCACCTGCACCCCATCGCCATCTTCATCCGGCCCAAGTCCCTGGAGAATGTTCT AGAAATTAACAAGCGGGTAACAGAGGAACAAGCCCGCAAAGCCTTCGACAGAGCCACCAAGCTGGAGCAAGAGTTCACAGAGTGTTTCTCAG CCATCGTGGAGGGTGAGAGCTTCGAGGAAATCTACCACAAAGTCAAGCGCATCATTGAGGAACTCTCCGGCCCTTATATTTGGGTTCCCGCCCGCGAGAGACTCTGA
- the DLG4 gene encoding disks large homolog 4 isoform X2 produces MDCLCIVTTKKYRYQDEDTPPLEHSPAHLPNQVNAPELVHVSEKNLSHLEAVHGVVGHAHVSPLKANSPPVIVNTDTLEAPGYVNGTEGEMEYEEITLERGNSGLGFSIAGGTDNPHIGDDPSIFITKIIPGGAAAQDGRLRVNDSILFVNEVDVREVTHSAAVEALKEAGSIVRLYVMRRKPPAEKLMEIKLIKGPKGLGFSIAGGVGNQHIPGDNSIYVTKIIEGGAAHKDGRLQIGDKILAVNSVGLEDVMHEDAVAALKNTYDVVYLKVAKPSNAYLGDAYAPPDLTTSYSQHLDNEMGHSSYLGPDYPQALTPTSPRHYSPISKELLGEEDIPREPRRIVIHRGSTGLGFNIVGGEDGEGIFISFILAGGPADLSGELRKGDQILSVNGVDLRNATHEQAAIALKNAGQTVTIIAQYKPEEYSRFEAKIHDLREQLMNSSLGSGTASLRSNPKRGFYIRALFDYDKTKDCGFLSQALSFRFGDVLHVIDASDEEWWQARRVQPDSESDDIGFIPSKRRVERREWSRLKAKDWGSSSGSQDSVLSYETVTQMEVHYARPIIILGPTKDRANDDLLSEFPDKFGSCVPHTTRPKREYEVDGRDYHFVASREKMEKDIQAHKFIEAGQYNSHLYGTSVQSVREVAEQGKHCILDVSANAVRRLQAAHLHPIAIFIRPKSLENVLEINKRVTEEQARKAFDRATKLEQEFTECFSAIVEGESFEEIYHKVKRIIEELSGPYIWVPARERL; encoded by the exons aaatACCGCTACCAAGATGAAGACACGCCGCCTCTGGAGCAcagccccgcccacctccccaaCCAGGTAAACGCCCCCGAGCTGGTCCACGTCTCCGAGAAGAACTTGTCTCACCTCGAGGCCGTCCACGGGGTGGTGGGCcacgcccacgtctccccccTCAAG gcCAACTCTCCCCCCGTGATTGTCAACACGGACACCCTCGAAGCCCCGGGATAT GTGaacgggacggagggagagatggagtatGAAGAGATCACCCTGGAACGG GGGAATTCCGGCCTGGGCTTCAGCATCGCAGGGGGCACCGACAACCCCCATATCGGCGACGACCCCTCCATCTTCATCACCAAGATCATCCCCGGAGGGGCTGCCGCCCAGGATGGCCGGCTTAG ggTGAACGACAGCATCCTGTTCGTGAACGAGGTGGACGTGCGGGAGGTGACCCACTCGGCGGCAGTGGAGGCCCTGAAGGAAGCCGGCTCCATCGTCCGTCTCTACGTCATGCGCCGGAAACCACCGGCAGAGAAGCTCATGGAGATCAAGCTCATCAAGGGGCCTAAAG GCCTGGGGTTCAGCATCGCGGGCGGCGTGGGCAACCAGCACATCCCTGGGGACAACAGCATCTACGTCACCAAGATCATTGAGGGCGGGGCCGCCCACAAGGACGGGCGGCTGCAGATCGGGGACAAGATCCTGGCT GTGAATAGCGTGGGCCTGGAGGACGTGATGCACGAGGATGCGGTGGCTGCGCTGAAGAACACGTATGACGTCGTCTACCTGAAGGTGGCCAAGCCCAGCAACGCCTACCTGGGTGACGCCTACGCCCCGCCGGACCTCACCACCT cGTACTCCCAGCATCTGGACAACGAGATGGGGCACAGCAGCTACCTAGGGCCGGACTACCCCCAGGCCCTGACGCCCACCTCGCCCCGACACTATTCCCCCATCTCCAAGGAGCTGCTGGGCGAAGAGGACATCCCCAG GGAACCACGCCGCATCGTGATCCACCGGGGCTCCACGGGCCTCGGCTTCAACATCGTGGGCGGCGAGGATGGCGAGGGCATCTTCATCTCCTTCATCCTGGCTGGGGGCCCCGCCGACCTGAGTGGAGAGCTGCGCAAGGGCGACCAGATCCTCTCG GTGAATGGCGTCGACCTCCGAAACGCCACTCACGAGCAGGCGGCCATCGCTCTGAAGAATGCCGGCCAAACCGTCACCATCATCGCCCAGTACAAGCCAGAAG AGTACAGTCGCTTCGAGGCCAAGATCCATGATCTGCGGGAGCAGCTGATGAACAGCAGCCTGGGCTCGGGAACAGCCTCGCTGCGCAGCAATCCCAAGCGTGGCTTCTACATTCG GGCTCTGTTTGACTACGACAAGACCAAGGACTGCGGCTTCCTAAGCCAGGCCCTGAGCTTCCGCTTTGGCGACGTCCTGCACGTGATCGACGCCAGCGACGAGGAGTGGTGGCAGGCGCGGCGGGTCCAACCCGACAGCGAGAGCGACGACATCGGCTTCATCCCAAGCAAGCGGCG GGTGGAGCGACGAGAATGGTCAAGATTGAAGGCCAag GATTGGGGCTCAAGTTCAGGATCTCAAG ACTCAGTGCTGAGCTACGAAACAGTGACGCAGATGGAAG tgcaCTACGCCCGCCCCATCATCATCCTGGGCCCCACCAAGGACCGTGCCAACGATGACCTCCTCTCCGAGTTCCCCGACAAATTTGGCTCCTGTGTCCCCC ACACAACGCGCCCCAAGCGGGAGTACGAGGTGGACGGGCGGGACTACCACTTTGTGGCCTCgcgggagaagatggagaaggacaTCCAGGCCCACAAGTTCATCGAGGCGGGCCAGTACAACAGCCACCTGTACGGGACCAGCGTCCAATCCGTGCGCGAGGTGGCCGAGCAG GGGAAGCACTGCATCCTGGACGTCTCCGCTAATGCCGTGCGGCGTCTGCAGGCGGCCCACCTGCACCCCATCGCCATCTTCATCCGGCCCAAGTCCCTGGAGAATGTTCT AGAAATTAACAAGCGGGTAACAGAGGAACAAGCCCGCAAAGCCTTCGACAGAGCCACCAAGCTGGAGCAAGAGTTCACAGAGTGTTTCTCAG CCATCGTGGAGGGTGAGAGCTTCGAGGAAATCTACCACAAAGTCAAGCGCATCATTGAGGAACTCTCCGGCCCTTATATTTGGGTTCCCGCCCGCGAGAGACTCTGA
- the DLG4 gene encoding disks large homolog 4 isoform X4, with protein MEYEEITLERGNSGLGFSIAGGTDNPHIGDDPSIFITKIIPGGAAAQDGRLRVNDSILFVNEVDVREVTHSAAVEALKEAGSIVRLYVMRRKPPAEKLMEIKLIKGPKGLGFSIAGGVGNQHIPGDNSIYVTKIIEGGAAHKDGRLQIGDKILAVNSVGLEDVMHEDAVAALKNTYDVVYLKVAKPSNAYLGDAYAPPDLTTSYSQHLDNEMGHSSYLGPDYPQALTPTSPRHYSPISKELLGEEDIPREPRRIVIHRGSTGLGFNIVGGEDGEGIFISFILAGGPADLSGELRKGDQILSVNGVDLRNATHEQAAIALKNAGQTVTIIAQYKPEEYSRFEAKIHDLREQLMNSSLGSGTASLRSNPKRGFYIRALFDYDKTKDCGFLSQALSFRFGDVLHVIDASDEEWWQARRVQPDSESDDIGFIPSKRRVERREWSRLKAKDWGSSSGSQGREDSVLSYETVTQMEVHYARPIIILGPTKDRANDDLLSEFPDKFGSCVPHTTRPKREYEVDGRDYHFVASREKMEKDIQAHKFIEAGQYNSHLYGTSVQSVREVAEQGKHCILDVSANAVRRLQAAHLHPIAIFIRPKSLENVLEINKRVTEEQARKAFDRATKLEQEFTECFSAIVEGESFEEIYHKVKRIIEELSGPYIWVPARERL; from the exons atggagtatGAAGAGATCACCCTGGAACGG GGGAATTCCGGCCTGGGCTTCAGCATCGCAGGGGGCACCGACAACCCCCATATCGGCGACGACCCCTCCATCTTCATCACCAAGATCATCCCCGGAGGGGCTGCCGCCCAGGATGGCCGGCTTAG ggTGAACGACAGCATCCTGTTCGTGAACGAGGTGGACGTGCGGGAGGTGACCCACTCGGCGGCAGTGGAGGCCCTGAAGGAAGCCGGCTCCATCGTCCGTCTCTACGTCATGCGCCGGAAACCACCGGCAGAGAAGCTCATGGAGATCAAGCTCATCAAGGGGCCTAAAG GCCTGGGGTTCAGCATCGCGGGCGGCGTGGGCAACCAGCACATCCCTGGGGACAACAGCATCTACGTCACCAAGATCATTGAGGGCGGGGCCGCCCACAAGGACGGGCGGCTGCAGATCGGGGACAAGATCCTGGCT GTGAATAGCGTGGGCCTGGAGGACGTGATGCACGAGGATGCGGTGGCTGCGCTGAAGAACACGTATGACGTCGTCTACCTGAAGGTGGCCAAGCCCAGCAACGCCTACCTGGGTGACGCCTACGCCCCGCCGGACCTCACCACCT cGTACTCCCAGCATCTGGACAACGAGATGGGGCACAGCAGCTACCTAGGGCCGGACTACCCCCAGGCCCTGACGCCCACCTCGCCCCGACACTATTCCCCCATCTCCAAGGAGCTGCTGGGCGAAGAGGACATCCCCAG GGAACCACGCCGCATCGTGATCCACCGGGGCTCCACGGGCCTCGGCTTCAACATCGTGGGCGGCGAGGATGGCGAGGGCATCTTCATCTCCTTCATCCTGGCTGGGGGCCCCGCCGACCTGAGTGGAGAGCTGCGCAAGGGCGACCAGATCCTCTCG GTGAATGGCGTCGACCTCCGAAACGCCACTCACGAGCAGGCGGCCATCGCTCTGAAGAATGCCGGCCAAACCGTCACCATCATCGCCCAGTACAAGCCAGAAG AGTACAGTCGCTTCGAGGCCAAGATCCATGATCTGCGGGAGCAGCTGATGAACAGCAGCCTGGGCTCGGGAACAGCCTCGCTGCGCAGCAATCCCAAGCGTGGCTTCTACATTCG GGCTCTGTTTGACTACGACAAGACCAAGGACTGCGGCTTCCTAAGCCAGGCCCTGAGCTTCCGCTTTGGCGACGTCCTGCACGTGATCGACGCCAGCGACGAGGAGTGGTGGCAGGCGCGGCGGGTCCAACCCGACAGCGAGAGCGACGACATCGGCTTCATCCCAAGCAAGCGGCG GGTGGAGCGACGAGAATGGTCAAGATTGAAGGCCAag GATTGGGGCTCAAGTTCAGGATCTCAAG GGCGAGAAGACTCAGTGCTGAGCTACGAAACAGTGACGCAGATGGAAG tgcaCTACGCCCGCCCCATCATCATCCTGGGCCCCACCAAGGACCGTGCCAACGATGACCTCCTCTCCGAGTTCCCCGACAAATTTGGCTCCTGTGTCCCCC ACACAACGCGCCCCAAGCGGGAGTACGAGGTGGACGGGCGGGACTACCACTTTGTGGCCTCgcgggagaagatggagaaggacaTCCAGGCCCACAAGTTCATCGAGGCGGGCCAGTACAACAGCCACCTGTACGGGACCAGCGTCCAATCCGTGCGCGAGGTGGCCGAGCAG GGGAAGCACTGCATCCTGGACGTCTCCGCTAATGCCGTGCGGCGTCTGCAGGCGGCCCACCTGCACCCCATCGCCATCTTCATCCGGCCCAAGTCCCTGGAGAATGTTCT AGAAATTAACAAGCGGGTAACAGAGGAACAAGCCCGCAAAGCCTTCGACAGAGCCACCAAGCTGGAGCAAGAGTTCACAGAGTGTTTCTCAG CCATCGTGGAGGGTGAGAGCTTCGAGGAAATCTACCACAAAGTCAAGCGCATCATTGAGGAACTCTCCGGCCCTTATATTTGGGTTCCCGCCCGCGAGAGACTCTGA